The following are encoded in a window of Hemicordylus capensis ecotype Gifberg chromosome 12, rHemCap1.1.pri, whole genome shotgun sequence genomic DNA:
- the SUPT6H gene encoding transcription elongation factor SPT6 — protein sequence MSDFVESEAEEESEEEFNEDGEVVPRPTKKFVEEDDDEEEEENLDDQDEQGNLKGFINDDDDEEEEDDEEASDSGDSDVGHKKRKRTFDDRLEDDDFDLIEENLGVKVKRQKFRRVRKMSDDEDDEEEDYGKEEHEKEAIAEEIFQDGEGEEGGDAVEGPMAPAEEEEEEEEDESDIDDFIVDDDGQPLKKPKWRKKLPGYTDAALQEAQEIFGVDFDYDEFEKYNEYDEDLEDEYVYEPEEAEGEIRVRPKKTTKKRVSRRSIFEMYEPSELESSHLTDQDNEIRVTDMPERFQLRSIPVKNAEDDELEEEADWIYRNAFAMPTISLQESSDYLDRGQASSSFSRKGPSTIQKIKEALNFMRNQHFEVPFIAFYRKEYVEPELNINDLWRVWQWDEKWTQLKLRKQNLTRLFEKMQAFQYEQISADPDKPLADGIRALDTTDMERLKDVQSMDELKDVYNHFLLYYGRDIPKMQNAAKANRKKQKRVREDGEEEEGEDDVEDEEQKGPELKQASRRDMYTICQTAGLDGLAKKFGLTPEQFGENLRDSYQRHETEQFPAEPLELAKDYVCGQFPSPESVLEGACYMVALQIAREPLVRQVLRQTFQERAKINISPTKKGKKDVDEAHYAYSFKYLKNKPVKELRDDQFLKMCLAEDEGLLTIDLCIDMKGVEGYGSDQTYFEEIKQFYYRDEFSHQVQEWNRQRTLAIERALNQFLYTQMAKELKNKLLVEAKEFVVKACSRKLYNWLKVAPYRPDQQVEEDDDFMDENQGKGIRVLGIAFSSARDHPVFCALVNGEGEVTDFLRLPYFTKRRNAWREEERERKAQDIETLKKFLLSKKPHVVTIAGENRDAQMLMEDVKRIAHELDQGQQLSSIGVELVDNELATLYMNSKKSENEFRDYPPVLRQAVSLARRIQDPLIEFAQVCSSDEDILCLKLHPLQEHVVKEELLNSLYCEFINRVNEVGVDVNRAIAHPHSQALLQYVCGLGPRKGTHLLKILKQNNTRLENRTQLVTMCHMGPKVFINCAGFIKIDTASLGDSTDSYIEVLDGSRVHPETYEWARKMAVDALEYDESAEDANPAGALEEILENPERLKDLDLDAFAEELERQGYGDKHITLYDIRAELSCRYKDLRSQYRSPNSEEVFNMLTKETPETFYIGKLIICNVTGIAHRRPQGESYDQAIRNDETGLWQCPFCQQDNFPELSEVWNHFDSGSCPGQAIGVKTRLDNGVTGFIPTKFLSDKVVKRPEERVKVGMTVHCRIMKIDIEKFSADLTCRTSDLMDKSNEWKLPKDTYYDFDAEAADHKQDEELKRKQQRTTYIKRVIAHPSFHNINFKQAEKMMETMDQGDVIIRPSSKGENHLTVTWKVSDNIYQHVDVREEGKENAFSLGATLWINTEEFEDLDEIVARYVQPMASFARDLLSHKYYQDCNGGDRKKLEELLIKTKKEKPTFIPYFICACKELPGKFLLGYQPRGKPRIEYVTVTPEGFRYRNHIFPTVNGLFRWFKDHYQDPVPGITPSSSSRTRTPASINATPANINLADLTRAVNALPQNMTSQMFSAIAAVTGQGQNANATPAQWASSQYGYGGSGGGSSAYHVFTTPAQQPVATPLLTPSYSFTTPSQPITTPQYPQLQANTTPQSTQSQPPSQPSSSSGQRQQPKSSSHTAIDWAKMAEQWLQEKEAERRKQKQRLTPRPSPSPMIESTPMSVAGDATPLLDEMDR from the exons ATGTCTGACTTTGTGGAGAGTGAAGCCGAGGAGGAGTCTGAGGAGGAGTTCAATGAAGACGGGGAGGTGGTTCCCAGACCAACCAAGAAGTTTGTAGAAGAAGACGACG atgaggaggaggaggagaacctagATGATCAGGATGAGCAGGGGAACCTGAAGGGGTTCATTAATGATGACGacgatgaagaggaggaggatgacgAGGAGGCCAGTGATTCGGGAGACTCCGATGTTGGGCATAAAAAGAGAAAGCGGa CTTTTGATGATCGCCTTGAAGATGATGACTTTGACCTCATTGAAGAAAACTTGGGCGTCAAAGTTAAACGG CAAAAATTCAGGCGGGTGCGGAAGATGTCTGATGATGAAGACGACGAAGAGGAGGATTACGGCAAGGAAGAGCACGAGAAGGAAGCCATTGCTGAAGAGATCTTCCAGGATGGGGAGGGCGAGGAGGGAGGCGATGCTGTTGAAGGCCCCATGGCccctgctgaggaagaggaggaggaagaggaagatgagTCTG ACATTGATGACTTCATCGTGGATGACGATGGGCAGCCGCTGAAGAAGCCCAAGTGGAGGAAGAAGCTCCCTGGCTACACAGATGC TGCTTTGCAAGAAGCTCAGGAGATCTTTGGAGTGGACTTTGACTACGATGAGTTCGAGAAATACAATGAGTACGATGAGGATCTGGAGGACGAGTATGTGTACGAACCCGAAGAGGCAGAAGGCGAGATCCGCGTCCGGCCCAAGAAGACCACCAAGAAACGCGTCAGTCGCCGCAGCATCTTTGAGATGTACGAGCCCAGTGAGCTGGAGAGCAGCCACTTGACGGATCAGGACAACGAGATCCGGGTGACCGACATGCCTGAGAGGTTCCAG CTGCGTTCAATACCTGTGAAGAATGCCGAAGATGACGAGCTGGAAGAAGAAGCGGACTGGATCTACCGGAATGCTTTTGCCATGCCCACCATCTCCCTGCAG GAGAGCTCCGATTACCTGGACCGCggccaggccagcagcagcttcaGCCGCAAGGGCCCCAGCACCATCCAGAAGATTAAAGAAGCCCTGAATTTCATGCGGAACCAGCATTTCGAG GTTCCGTTCATCGCCTTCTACAGGAAGGAGTACGTGGAACCGGAGCTGAACATCAATGACCTCTGGCGGGTGTGGCAGTGGGACGAAAAG TGGACCCAGCTGAAGCTCCGTAAGCAGAACCTGACCCGTCTCTTTGAGAAGATGCAGGCCTTCCAGTATGAGCAGATTTCTGCCGATCCAGACAAGCCTCTGGCTGATGGAATAAGGGCTCTGGACACCACAGATATGGAGAG GCTGAAGGACGTGCAGTCGATGGACGAGCTGAAGGACGTGTACAACCACTTCTTGCTGTATTACGGCCGAGACATCCCCAAGATGCAGAATGCAGCCAAGGCCAACCGCAAGAAGCAGAAGCGCGTCCGGGAGGacggggaagaggaggaag GTGAAGATGATGTGGAAGACGAAGAGCAGAAGGGGCCGGAGCTCAAACAAGCGTCGCGTCGGGACATGTACACAATCTGTCAAACGGCCGGTTTAG ACGGCCTGGCCAAGAagttcggtctgaccccggagCAGTTCGGCGAGAACCTGCGTGACAGTTACCAGCGCCACGAGACGGAGCAGTTTCCGGCGGAGCCCTTGGAGCTGGCCAAGGACTACGTGTGCGG CCAGTTCCCCAGCCCCGAGTCCGTGTTGGAGGGCGCCTGCTACATGGTGGCCCTGCAGATCGCCCGGGAGCCCCTGGTCCGGCAGGTCCTGCGGCAGACGTTCCAGGAGAGGGCCAAGATCAACATCTCCCCGACCAAGAAGGGCAAGAAG GATGTCGACGAGGCCCACTATGCCTACTCGTTCAAGTACCTGAAGAACAAGCCCGTCAAGGAGCTGCGGGACGACCAGTTCCTGAAGATGTGCCTGGCTGAGGACGAAGGCCTCCTGACCATCGACCTCTGCATCGACATGAAGGGGGTGGAGGG CTACGGCAGCGACCAGACCTACTTTGAAGAGATCAAGCAGTTCTACTACCGGGACGAGTTCAGCCACCAGGTGCAGGAGTGGAACCGCCAGCGCACCCTGGCCATCGAGCGGGCGCTCAACCAGTTCCTCTACACACAGATGGCCAAGGAGCTGAAGAACAAGCTGCTGGTGGAAGCCAAGGAGTTCGTCGTCAAG GCTTGCAGCCGGAAGCTGTACAACTGGCTCAAGGTGGCGCCTTACCGGCCAGaccagcaagtggaggaggatgaCGACTTCATGGATGAGAACCAGGGGAAAGGCATCCGGGTGCTGGGCATCGCCTTCTCCTCAGCCAG GGACCACCCTGTCTTTTGTGCCCTGGTGAACGGAGAAGGCGAGGTCACGGACTTCCTGCGCCTGCCCTACTTCACCAAACGGAGGAACGCCTGgcgagaggaagagagggagaggaag GCCCAGGATATTGAAACCCTGAAGAAATTCCTGCTCAGTAAGAAACCCCATGTGGTAACAATTGCAGGCGAGAACAG AGACgcccagatgttgatggaggaCGTGAAGCGCATTGCCCACGAGCTGGACCAAGGACAGCAGCTCTCCTCCATTGGGGTGGAGCTGGTGGACAATGAGCTGGCCACCCTCTACATGAACAGCAAGAAGTCGGAG AACGAATTCCGGGATTACCCCCCTGTCCTGCGCCAAGCCGTCTCCCTGGCTCGCCGCATCCAGGACCCTCTGATCGAGTTCGCCCAGGTCTGCAGCTCGGACGAGGACATCCTGTGCCTCAAGCTCCACCCTTTACAG GAGCACGTGGTGAAAGAAGAGCTGCTGAACTCCCTCTACTGCGAGTTCATCAACCGCGTGAACGAGGTGGGAGTGGACGTCAACCGTGCCATCGCCCACCCGCACAGCCAGGCCCTCCTGCAGTACGTCTGTGGCCTCGGGCCCCGCAAGGgcacccacctgctgaag ATCTTGAAGCAGAACAACACCCGGCTGGAGAACCGGACCCAGCTTGTCACCATGTGCCACATGGGGCCGAAGGTCTTCATCAACTGCGCCGGATTCATCAAGATAGACACGGCGTCGCTGGGCGACAG CACGGATTCCTACATCGAGGTGCTGGATGGGTCCAGGGTCCACCCGGAGACCTACGAATGGGCCCGGAAAATGGCTGTCGACGCCTTGGAGTACGACGAGTCGGCCGAAGACGCCAACCCGGCTGGTGCCCTGGAGGAGATCCTGGAAAACCCAGAGCGGCTGAAGGACCTGGATCTGGATGCCTTTGCTGAAGAGCTGGAGAGGCAG GGCTACGGAGACAAACACATCACCCTGTACGACATCCGGGCAGAGCTGAGCTGCCGCTACAAGGACCTGAGGAGCCAGTACCGCTCTCCCAACTCCGAGGAGGTCTTCAACATGCTGACCAAAGAGACGCCCGAGACGTTCTACATCG GTAAACTGATCATCTGCAACGTGACGGGGATAGCCCACCGGCGGCCGCAGGGGGAGAGCTACGACCAGGCCATCCGCAATGACGAGACGGGCCTGTGGCAGTGCCCCTTCTGCCAGCAGGACAACTTCCCCGAGCTCAGCGAG GTCTGGAACCACTTTGACAGCGGCTCCTGCCCCGGCCAGGCCATTGGGGTGAAGACGCGGCTGGACAACGGGGTCACGGGCTTTATCCCGACCAAATTCCTCAGCGACAAGGTGGTCAAGAGGCCCGAAGAGAGGGTCAAG GTGGGGATGACCGTCCACTGCAGGATCATGAAGATTGACATTGAGAAGTTCAGCGCTGACCTGACCTGCCGGACGTCGGACTTGATGGACAAGAGCAACGAGTGGAAGCTGCCCAAGGACACGTACTACGACTTTGATGCCGAGGCCGCCGACCACAAGCAGGACGAAGAActgaagaggaagcagcagcgcACGA CATACATCAAGCGGGTGATTGCCCACCCTTCCTTCCACAACATCAACTTCAAGCAGGCCGAGAAGATGATGGAGACCATGGACCAAGGCGACGTCATCATCCGCCCCAGCAGCAAAGGGGAGAACCACCTGACGGTCACCTGGAAAGTGTCGGACAACATCTACCAGCATGTGGACGTCCgtgaggagggaaaggagaacgCCTTCAGCCTGGGCGCCACCCTCTGGATCAACACAGAG GAGTTCGAAGACCTGGATGAAATTGTGGCCCGCTACGTCCAGCCCATGGCATCCTTCGCCCGGGATTTGCTCAGCCACAAATACTACCAGGATTGCAACGGAGGAGACCGGAAG AAACTGGAGGAGCTTCTGATCAAAACCAAGAAGGAGAAGCCCACCTTCATCCCCTACTTCATCTGTGCCTGCAAGGAGCTGCCGGGCAAGTTCCTGCTGGGCTACCAGCCGCGTGGCAAGCCAAG GATCGAGTATGTGACCGTGACGCCAGAAGGATTCCGCTACCGCAACCACATCTTCCCCACAGTCAACGGGCTGTTCCGGTGGTTCAAGGACCACTATCAGGACCCTGTGCCAG GGATCACTcccagcagcagtagcaggaCCAGGACCCCGGCATCCATCAATGCCACCCCTGCCAATATTAACCTTGCAG ATCTGACCCGTGCGGTGAACGCCCTGCCGCAGAACATGACCTCCCAGATGTTCAGCGCCATCGCAGCGGTGACGGGTCAGGGGCAGAACGCCAACGCCACCCCTGCACAGTGGGCTTCCAGCCAGTATGGTTATGGGGGCAGTGGCGGCGGTAGCAGTGCATATCAC GTCTTCACGACACCAGCTCAGCAGCCGGTGGCCACCCCGCTGCTGACGCCCAGCTACTCCTtcaccacccccagccagccCATCACGACACCTCAGTATCCTCAGCTCCAGGCCAACACCACCCCGCAGTCCACCCAGTCCCAGCCGCCATCCCAGCCCTCTTCCAGTTccgggcagaggcagcagcccaA GTCCAGCTCCCACACAGCCATCGACTGGGCCAAGATGGCCGAGCAGTGGCTCCAGGAGAAGGAGGCCGAGCGCCGGAAGCAGAAGCAGCGCCTGACCCCCCGCCCTTCGCCTAGCCCCATGATCGAGAGCACGCCCATGTCTGTGGCCGGAGACGCCACCCCGCTGCTGGACGAGATGGACCGGTAG